Proteins encoded in a region of the Altererythrobacter ishigakiensis genome:
- the galU gene encoding UTP--glucose-1-phosphate uridylyltransferase GalU, translating to MSTPKPIKKAVFPVAGLGTRFLPATKAIPKELLPIVDRPLIQYAVDEAREAGIEQMIFVTGRGKTAIVEHFDMAFELETTMSERGKDMNVLEPTRATPGDIITVRQQVPMGLGHAIWCARAIVGDEPFAIFLPDELMIGNKGGSGCMKQMVDAYSQTGGNLISVLEVPHEEVSSYGVIDPGKEDGSLTEVKGLVEKPPVEEAPSNKIISGRYILQPEVMRTLENQEKGAGGEIQLTDAMAKMIGTQPFHAVTFDGKRYDCGSKLGFVEATLALALDREDMGADVRKMAERLLAS from the coding sequence ATGAGCACACCCAAACCGATCAAGAAAGCCGTCTTCCCCGTTGCCGGGCTCGGCACCCGATTCCTGCCTGCGACGAAGGCTATCCCTAAGGAATTGTTGCCGATCGTTGATCGTCCGTTGATCCAGTACGCGGTCGACGAAGCGCGCGAAGCCGGGATCGAACAGATGATCTTTGTGACGGGTCGGGGAAAGACCGCGATTGTAGAACATTTCGACATGGCGTTCGAACTTGAAACGACCATGAGCGAGCGCGGCAAGGACATGAATGTGCTGGAGCCGACACGTGCGACGCCGGGCGATATCATCACTGTGCGCCAACAAGTGCCAATGGGCCTTGGCCACGCGATCTGGTGCGCACGCGCGATTGTTGGCGATGAGCCCTTCGCGATCTTCCTGCCCGACGAGCTGATGATCGGCAACAAAGGCGGATCGGGCTGTATGAAGCAGATGGTCGATGCCTATAGCCAGACCGGCGGCAACCTGATCAGCGTGCTAGAAGTGCCGCATGAGGAAGTTTCAAGCTATGGCGTGATCGATCCTGGCAAGGAAGATGGCTCGCTGACTGAAGTCAAAGGCCTGGTCGAGAAGCCACCCGTTGAAGAAGCGCCATCGAACAAGATCATTTCAGGCCGCTACATCCTGCAACCGGAAGTGATGCGCACGCTTGAAAATCAAGAGAAGGGCGCTGGCGGGGAGATCCAATTGACCGATGCGATGGCGAAGATGATCGGGACCCAGCCGTTCCACGCCGTCACATTCGACGGCAAGCGTTATGACTGTGGCAGCAAACTGGGCTTTGTCGAAGCCACGCTGGCTCTGGCTTTGGATCGCGAGGACATGGGCGCTGATGTGCGCAAGATGGCGGAGCGACTGCTCGCTAGCTAG